The Blautia pseudococcoides genome segment ATCTCCTTGTATGATAGTGTACTGTATTGATTTGGTGGGTTATTGGTTTAGTGGATTATTGGTTTGCAGCTTATTGGTTTAATGGCTTATTGGTTGGAAGCTTGTTGGTTTGATGGCTTATTGGTTTGATGGCTTATTGGTTTGGCAGCTCCTTAATTCAATCATTTGCTGCTATTTTAATTTAATGCAGTAATTGAGCCGACAGTCTATTTTTTTCGTTTTAGAACCATACTCATTATTATGCATCCAGCCATACAGCCAAGACTGTTATGGACTATATCATCCCATTCAAATAATCCCCTGCAGAATATTAATTGGAAAGTTTCGATCATACCTGAAACAAGAACGCCGGCCAGCAGTCCCTTCCACCAGCTTAGCCTGCGGTTAAATGTTACCGGAAGCAATAGGCCCATGGGGAATAGTAGTATACAGTTTAGCAGGTTTTCTTTCATCAGTTCCAGACTGTGGTTCAGGAAGACTGCTTTCCAGGACCAGAATAGTTCCAGATTGTATTTCCGTTCCATTGGCATACGGGTGAATACTGTGGAACCGAATACGATGCCGAGGAAAAGAAGAAGGATCATGCCTGATATGGCCTGCGATAGTTTTATTTTTTTGTTGTACAGTAAATATAGTGCTGTCAGTAATGCGATGGTATATAGTATAGAAAAACCGATAACTTCACGGACTGTCCATACTCTGTTGTGGGTGATGAAAATTTGATATAAGTCCAATGTGGTATTTTGCTCTCTTTCATTGATTTATTATTTCTTATTATCAGGTTACCACTTAAATTATATGCAGGCAAGTAATTCCGCCTGTTTTCTGATCCTTTTGATCCGCGCTCATTATTTTGATAGCCAAAATGGCCAATCATTTCTCCTTAAAGCATGGCTTCAAACATAGGTCCAAATATATCTTTTAGGGTACTCTGCATATCCTCTACAGATTTAGGCTGGTACTGCCCCAAAATGGGTTCCTGCCAGTTTTCCATTGGATTTCAGATCTTTCTTTTTCCTAGCCACAGTTGATGTGTTCATCCTTACTGTCATTTAGTATTTTCCTTATGTCAGTCTACAAGGAACTACACGCAGACCACGAAACGGGGGCTGCTGACAACAAAACGGGCTGAACATCAAACACAGGAAAGTGCCAGATGTTCAGCCCGTTTTGTTGTCCGGGGTTTCCAAAGGGGCTTGCCCCTTGGCACACGACTTTGCTTGCGTAGTGTAGTGTGTTATACGCTCTGTCGGCGTTGCCGTGAAAATGCCGTTGCCGCTGGGGGGATATAAATACATCATATTCCGGTAATTGCCGTGCTTGGTATTTTGGTACTTCTACTTTGTCAATGCCATTCATTTTATCTACAAAGTTTTTATCATTTTTGATACTTGTTAAACAAGCAATAAGTTCATCATATGCATGTAATCCACGATGAAACAAGTGAGTTTTTATTCTATTACCCAATGCATGTTCTTTCAAATAATTGTCGTAAAAAATTTGAACATCATTCATCTAAATTTCACTCGGCTTATTGTATTCTGCAATATTAGTACCTATTGGTGCAGCATTAATTGGCGATTTTATATTTTTTGTTGGTTCTAAAAGAGAATCTAATTGTTCCTCAAAAATCATATTAACTCCTTCCTTTACTTAATTGATCTACTAATGCATATTGCCCTGACTCAATTAGCTTATTGCAGTATTTTCGCTTAACTTCTTCAACAAATTCATTTATTGCATCAGGATGGTATGCAAGGAACCACTTTATGTGATTTTGTATGTATTCAATACGAATTTGGGCATCGTTTAAATCATTAGGAACTCTTTTCATTCGCTCGTCAATGCTGTCAAATCCAGTAAAGGGAGAATTTAAGCGTTCATTTGTCATCTTTATGTATTCGGGATTATTATCTATTCCAATACCAAGTCTATCTGTTTGCTGGCATACTCTCAAAAGCGTGCCACTACCTACAAAGGGATCGAGAATAGTATCTCCTTTATTAGAAGATGCTAAAATCATTCTCTCATATAGGGCTTCCGGCTTTTGTGTAGGGTGTTTTTGACGGTTTTTATTGCAGTAATGCATATGAGAAAATTCCCACACATTTCCGGGATTTGCTCCTCGCATATTATTAACTGACCTATAAAACTTTTGAGGTACACGAATATCATCCAGATTAAAAACAAATTTTGTATGATGTTTTGTAAACAACAAAATATCATCGTGCCGAGGGGAAAACCCCTTTGTCTTTCCTGTGCCTTGTGTGTAATACCATGTAATCCAAGAATTGAAATACATACCTATTTCGTGCTCTAAAATTGAATAGATGTAGGAAATGTATCTCATTCCCATAAAGACATACAAAGAGCCGTTGTCACTCAATACCCTATGCGCCTCTTTTAGCCATTGCCTGGAAAATTCAAGATATTCATCAAATTCGAGATTATCTTGATTGGTACCATAGTCTTTATTTAAGTTATACGGTGGATCGGTAACAATTAGATTGATACTTTTGTCTGGTAGTTTTCGGAGTTCCTCAACTGCATCACCGCAAATTGCAATTAATTTTTTATCCATTTATTCTTCTTAGCCTCTCTATAAAAATCATCAATACTTCTCCGAGAACTGTGCAAATATTTTTGGTCGAGAAGTTGACACATTTCCCAAGTGGTACGATACTGGTATGTAACATAATGAATATCCTTAATTTGAATTTGCCCCGTTCCCAATGCAGGATTATAATTAATGTCTGTATCGCTTATAAATTTTAAATCATATGCATGATAATCTACAATGTCCATGATTCCATCAACAAGTCCACTTGTTCTATTTCTTTCAGAATAAACTCGATGTTTAATCGATAAGATAATAAACATAAAATCCGGATCTACTACAAACGCTGTCCTAATTCTTGCAAACGATGTAATATTAGGACCTTTCCCACTATTCGGAATATCATCTGCAGTTGCTTTTACATCTACATTACCCGTAAGAACTCGTCCGGACTTTCTAAATTGCAAAATAATATCTGCCATACCAAGTCGTTCCTGTGCTTCAACATTAATAAGACAATATTCATTATCCTAATGATCTCTGATACCTGAAAACACTTCGCCAGCCCAAGCTTCAATCATTGGTCCGGTACCTTAAATTCCTTTGCCACACCTATGAGAATATCACTACTGACTGTTCTCGTTTCGCCGCTGACAATCCGGCTCAACTGGGAAGCGGAAACGCCTATCTTCTCCGCAAGTTCCTTTTGTGTGATGTGGTTTCCGTTGCATAAATCAGAAATCCGCTGTCCGGGTGTTCCAGGTAAAGCCATAGATACGCACCTCCTCCGCATACATCCATTATACAGAATGATTGCAAAAATGCAACTTCCAAAGTGTAAACTTCATAAAATGCAATTCTCGCAAAATTCCGGGGATTGCATTTTTTTCGTGTAGACTTAGGGTAGTTCATCGATGGACAGCACCTTGAAAACAGAATGACCGTCCGAAAAGGAATACCCCGGCTGGGAAGCACCGCAAGGCCGGACTTCGGGACCAAATGAACTGCTACCCGTCAAGTGGACAATGAAATAATTTAGTTTCCAACGGCAATCGGTTGGCTTTGGCAAGCCAAGACTATGCCGCTAAGCACAACTCATATGATGCCCAGGCCGTGCTGGAGGCGCATGGAATTGTAATAGGTGATGTACTCCTGAATCATCCGGGCCAGCTCCTCCCGGCTGGTAAAACGTCTGCCATAGTAACGCTCACGCTTGAGGATCCCCCAAAAACCTTCCATGGGGCCGTTGTCGATGCACTTGCCAATACGCGACATACTCTGGGGCATGCCTGCCGCTGCCAGCTTGTCGTGGAACACACGGGTCGTATATTGGAATCCCCGGTCACTGTGAAAAAGGGGATGTGCTTCCGGGTTCGCCTCCACCGCCTGATCGAAGGTATCGTATACCAATGCGCTGTCGTTGGAATCCCGAATTACAAAGGCAATCACCCTTCTGTCGCACAAATCCAGTATGGCGCTGAGGTAAATTTTGTGCACCGTCGGGCCAGCGTAATACTTGAACTCGGTGACATCCGTCAGCCATTTTTCGTTTGGCTTGTCCGCATGGAAGCGGCGGCCCAGCAGGTTCTCCGCGGTATGCTGCGGGGCGGAGGCCCGTTTTGTTAAGAAGTTGGGAAAGCACAAGACGCTGACGGGCAGAAAGAAAGCGGCAAAAGCCAACCCGAAAATCGCCGCCCTGCAAGTGGAGCTTCTCCATGTGGACAGCGAGATTAAAAAGCTAGTGGACAGTCTGACAGGCGCAAACAATGTCCTGCTCTCTTATGTGCATGTAAAGATAGCGGAATTGGACTGGCACAAGCAGGAACTTGTGAAGCAAATAGCGGAGTTGACGGTGGAAGCCATCAGCCCGGAGCAGGTCAATCAGATATCCGGCTACCTCGACACATGGGACAGCGTATCCTTTGACGATAAACGGCGGGTGGTGGATTTGATGATTACCACCGTAGCCGCCACAAGCGACAGCTTGAACATTACATGGAAAATCTGACGGGCGGCACACCTCCCGTCAGACCGTTACCCTGTGTAGTCCCTTGTAAACTGCACTTTCCTAAATATTAACACATCCTCTTGATAGAAATAAAGTGCATAAGTTGTCTATTCAACTTACACACTTTATTTTACACTCCCTAAATTACCGCCCATCTTGCAATCCTATGCCCTCCACATAGCCACTTAAAGTTCAATCTAAGTATTATTGGCAAAACCCCAAATTCATACATAGTAATACTCCTAATATGTAATAAAACGTAATATAACCCCATATCCTTCACAATAATCTTGTCTTTACAAGAGATACTCTTGCATTACTGCTACGTTCTCTAACTGCATTCCTGTAATCCGGTTATAAACCCTATCAATCTCTTTTTGCAGTTTAATTGAATAATTGTTCTTAGCCCATTTTTCAATCGGATAAACAATAACTTTATGAGTATCGTCTTCTGCAATTCTTAAAATAGAAAATGTAACCTTTACTATTTTTTTACTGTGTTCATCTATGTATACATGTAATGCCATAGAATATTCTGGTAAACTATCATGAACAATATAATCTGCACTCACAGACAAATTAAAACTTCCTAATGAATACGCCGCAATACACTTTTCTAATACACGCGCCTTATGTATTACATGAGGATGGTTTCCAACAATTATATCAACGCCATTTTTTCTTAAAAAATCGACTATAAACTCTGAATACTCTCCTGGCACCTCATTAAATTGTCCTCCTATGTGTGGACATACTACAACTACATCCGCTTTTTCTTTAGCCCTGGTAATATCGCTTTTTACCATTTCCAAATAATTGTTCTCTATATCTCCATACTGTATTTTATCTATATATGGCTTAAAATAGGCAATACCAAGACGCAACTTAGTTCTGTTGATTAAACGGTTTATTATTCTTTTTTGTCTAGCTGTAAGGTGAGATAGTAAAAAACCCTTAAATCCTTTTTGATGCTTTGTATTATCTATTTGCTGCCTTAAAATCCCAACTAAATAATCATTATCATTGTCTAACACAACGCCTGTATTAGCCTCGTTAGTTCCATAGGTATATGATAGAACTGCCATTTTTAGATTGCCCATAGAAATAACTTTAATATTATCTCTATCAATTTGACTGGTATAAGTTCCAGAATGCTCTATACCATTTTCATCCAAAACAGCCAACGTTCTTTTCAAACCGGTTATCCCTTGATCCAGACAATGATTGTTTGCAGTTGTCACACAATTAATGCCGCCATCTTTTATTGCCTCAATCAGCTGATCGGGTGAATTATATAATAAAAATTCATTTTTAAAATCATTACTGCTTC includes the following:
- a CDS encoding VanZ family protein, with the protein product MDLYQIFITHNRVWTVREVIGFSILYTIALLTALYLLYNKKIKLSQAISGMILLLFLGIVFGSTVFTRMPMERKYNLELFWSWKAVFLNHSLELMKENLLNCILLFPMGLLLPVTFNRRLSWWKGLLAGVLVSGMIETFQLIFCRGLFEWDDIVHNSLGCMAGCIIMSMVLKRKK
- a CDS encoding DNA-methyltransferase: MDKKLIAICGDAVEELRKLPDKSINLIVTDPPYNLNKDYGTNQDNLEFDEYLEFSRQWLKEAHRVLSDNGSLYVFMGMRYISYIYSILEHEIGMYFNSWITWYYTQGTGKTKGFSPRHDDILLFTKHHTKFVFNLDDIRVPQKFYRSVNNMRGANPGNVWEFSHMHYCNKNRQKHPTQKPEALYERMILASSNKGDTILDPFVGSGTLLRVCQQTDRLGIGIDNNPEYIKMTNERLNSPFTGFDSIDERMKRVPNDLNDAQIRIEYIQNHIKWFLAYHPDAINEFVEEVKRKYCNKLIESGQYALVDQLSKGRS
- a CDS encoding helix-turn-helix domain-containing protein; this translates as MALPGTPGQRISDLCNGNHITQKELAEKIGVSASQLSRIVSGETRTVSSDILIGVAKEFKVPDQ
- a CDS encoding IS3 family transposase, whose protein sequence is MAFAAFFLPVSVLCFPNFLTKRASAPQHTAENLLGRRFHADKPNEKWLTDVTEFKYYAGPTVHKIYLSAILDLCDRRVIAFVIRDSNDSALVYDTFDQAVEANPEAHPLFHSDRGFQYTTRVFHDKLAAAGMPQSMSRIGKCIDNGPMEGFWGILKRERYYGRRFTSREELARMIQEYITYYNSMRLQHGLGII
- a CDS encoding CapA family protein, encoding MGTECIKKITFLGDITCDRPLLESSRSAEGKYNFKEVFSEVKPFLAQSDYVIANLETVCAGSSNDFKNEFLLYNSPDQLIEAIKDGGINCVTTANNHCLDQGITGLKRTLAVLDENGIEHSGTYTSQIDRDNIKVISMGNLKMAVLSYTYGTNEANTGVVLDNDNDYLVGILRQQIDNTKHQKGFKGFLLSHLTARQKRIINRLINRTKLRLGIAYFKPYIDKIQYGDIENNYLEMVKSDITRAKEKADVVVVCPHIGGQFNEVPGEYSEFIVDFLRKNGVDIIVGNHPHVIHKARVLEKCIAAYSLGSFNLSVSADYIVHDSLPEYSMALHVYIDEHSKKIVKVTFSILRIAEDDTHKVIVYPIEKWAKNNYSIKLQKEIDRVYNRITGMQLENVAVMQEYLL